One region of Danio rerio strain Tuebingen ecotype United States chromosome 5, GRCz12tu, whole genome shotgun sequence genomic DNA includes:
- the LOC137495523 gene encoding G2/M phase-specific E3 ubiquitin-protein ligase-like isoform X1 — MTMRDKLRKQEKSEPTYKNFNYTRLYAPIVIESDSEGSDQSTQHVEEEWISDAISAADIVSDLSQKIMRTSCSRFNKNRANIWDGAVRGFKRASYDPLHDMLVKFTDDEGSTEDAVDTGGPKCEFLTLMDCLKARRIFDGPENGRFLTFNNAAVREDEYFLAGRMIAVSIVHGGPGPRFLSNMLYDYLIGRTDINGTVEDVTDETMKAALIEISSAESLDELHALIEKYESLLQTAGCFDFPQSVKGKDNIVKDFILWYIIYRNQYSVQRFRDGLSTLDVINALEQHPIAFRPYMCYSVDRLTSVSLEDVFKPQLSEPGSTRRQKETRILGYWRDYLLDTGEQETGVSLQNILMFATGLDSLPPSTIVPQPRLIFERSSKFSIASTCANTIKLPVSKSYDEFKNAMDFGIQNSPGFGLR, encoded by the exons GAAGCAGGAAAAATCAGAACCAACATACAAGAACTT TAATTACACACGTCTGTATGCACCAATAGTGATTGAAAGTGATTCAGAAGGGTCAGACCAGAGTACACAACATGTTGAAGAGGAATGgat CTCAGATGCAATCTCTGCTGCAGACATTGTGTCAGATCTCTCACAGAAAATCATGAGGACGTCTTGCAGTAGATTCAACAAAAATCGAGCAAATATTTGGGATGGAGCAGTTCGTGGTTTTAAACGTGCATCATATGATCCATTGCATGACATGCTTGTCAAATTCACAGACGATGAAGGCTCAACTGAAGATGCAGTTGACACAGGTGGTCCAAAATGTGAGTTTCTAACCCTAATGGACTGTTTAAAAGCACGGCGAATTTTTGATGGACCAGAAAACGGGAGATTTCTCACCTTTAATAATGCAG CTGTCAGAGAAGATGAGTACTTCCTTGCTGGCCGGATGATTGCAGTCTCTATTGTACATGGTGGTCCAGGTCCTCGCTTTTTATCGAACATGCTGTATGATTACCTCATTGGTAGGACTGACATTAATGGAACAGTTGAGGATGTAACAGATGAAACCATGAAGGCAGCTTTAATTGAG ATATCAAGTGCAGAATCACTAGATGAATTGCACGCACTGATTGAGAAGTATGAAAGCTTGCTGCAGACTGCTGGGTGTTTTGATTTCCCACAAAGTGTAAAAGGCAAAGACAACATTGTGAAGGATTTCATACTGTGGTACATTATATACAGAAACCAATACTCTGTACAAAG ATTTAGGGATGGGCTTTCCACCCTGGATGTCATCAATGCCCTGGAACAACACCCTATTGCATTCAGACCCTATATGTGCTACAGTGTTGACAGACTAACATCTGTATCTCTGGAGGATGTCTTCAAGCCACAGCTCAGTGAACCTGGAAGCACCAGACGACAAAAAGAAACAAGAATACTGGGATACTGGAGAGACTATCTGCTTGACACTGGAG AACAAGAAACAGGAGTCTCCCTCCAGAACATTTTGATGTTTGCCACGGGATTAGATTCACTGCCTCCTTCAACAATTGTGCCACAGCCCAGACTCATTTTTGAAAGGTCTTCTAAATTTTCCATTGCAAGCACCTGTGCCAACACAATCAAATTGCCAGTGTCAAAAAGCTATGATGAGTTCAAAAATGCAATGGATTTTGGAATTCAAAACTCACCTGGTTTTGGATTGCGCTGA
- the LOC137495523 gene encoding G2/M phase-specific E3 ubiquitin-protein ligase-like isoform X3 has protein sequence MTMRDKLSNYTRLYAPIVIESDSEGSDQSTQHVEEEWISDAISAADIVSDLSQKIMRTSCSRFNKNRANIWDGAVRGFKRASYDPLHDMLVKFTDDEGSTEDAVDTGGPKCEFLTLMDCLKARRIFDGPENGRFLTFNNAAVREDEYFLAGRMIAVSIVHGGPGPRFLSNMLYDYLIGRTDINGTVEDVTDETMKAALIEISSAESLDELHALIEKYESLLQTAGCFDFPQSVKGKDNIVKDFILWYIIYRNQYSVQRFRDGLSTLDVINALEQHPIAFRPYMCYSVDRLTSVSLEDVFKPQLSEPGSTRRQKETRILGYWRDYLLDTGEQETGVSLQNILMFATGLDSLPPSTIVPQPRLIFERSSKFSIASTCANTIKLPVSKSYDEFKNAMDFGIQNSPGFGLR, from the exons TAATTACACACGTCTGTATGCACCAATAGTGATTGAAAGTGATTCAGAAGGGTCAGACCAGAGTACACAACATGTTGAAGAGGAATGgat CTCAGATGCAATCTCTGCTGCAGACATTGTGTCAGATCTCTCACAGAAAATCATGAGGACGTCTTGCAGTAGATTCAACAAAAATCGAGCAAATATTTGGGATGGAGCAGTTCGTGGTTTTAAACGTGCATCATATGATCCATTGCATGACATGCTTGTCAAATTCACAGACGATGAAGGCTCAACTGAAGATGCAGTTGACACAGGTGGTCCAAAATGTGAGTTTCTAACCCTAATGGACTGTTTAAAAGCACGGCGAATTTTTGATGGACCAGAAAACGGGAGATTTCTCACCTTTAATAATGCAG CTGTCAGAGAAGATGAGTACTTCCTTGCTGGCCGGATGATTGCAGTCTCTATTGTACATGGTGGTCCAGGTCCTCGCTTTTTATCGAACATGCTGTATGATTACCTCATTGGTAGGACTGACATTAATGGAACAGTTGAGGATGTAACAGATGAAACCATGAAGGCAGCTTTAATTGAG ATATCAAGTGCAGAATCACTAGATGAATTGCACGCACTGATTGAGAAGTATGAAAGCTTGCTGCAGACTGCTGGGTGTTTTGATTTCCCACAAAGTGTAAAAGGCAAAGACAACATTGTGAAGGATTTCATACTGTGGTACATTATATACAGAAACCAATACTCTGTACAAAG ATTTAGGGATGGGCTTTCCACCCTGGATGTCATCAATGCCCTGGAACAACACCCTATTGCATTCAGACCCTATATGTGCTACAGTGTTGACAGACTAACATCTGTATCTCTGGAGGATGTCTTCAAGCCACAGCTCAGTGAACCTGGAAGCACCAGACGACAAAAAGAAACAAGAATACTGGGATACTGGAGAGACTATCTGCTTGACACTGGAG AACAAGAAACAGGAGTCTCCCTCCAGAACATTTTGATGTTTGCCACGGGATTAGATTCACTGCCTCCTTCAACAATTGTGCCACAGCCCAGACTCATTTTTGAAAGGTCTTCTAAATTTTCCATTGCAAGCACCTGTGCCAACACAATCAAATTGCCAGTGTCAAAAAGCTATGATGAGTTCAAAAATGCAATGGATTTTGGAATTCAAAACTCACCTGGTTTTGGATTGCGCTGA
- the LOC137495523 gene encoding G2/M phase-specific E3 ubiquitin-protein ligase-like isoform X2: MRTSVFSNYTRLYAPIVIESDSEGSDQSTQHVEEEWISDAISAADIVSDLSQKIMRTSCSRFNKNRANIWDGAVRGFKRASYDPLHDMLVKFTDDEGSTEDAVDTGGPKCEFLTLMDCLKARRIFDGPENGRFLTFNNAAVREDEYFLAGRMIAVSIVHGGPGPRFLSNMLYDYLIGRTDINGTVEDVTDETMKAALIEISSAESLDELHALIEKYESLLQTAGCFDFPQSVKGKDNIVKDFILWYIIYRNQYSVQRFRDGLSTLDVINALEQHPIAFRPYMCYSVDRLTSVSLEDVFKPQLSEPGSTRRQKETRILGYWRDYLLDTGEQETGVSLQNILMFATGLDSLPPSTIVPQPRLIFERSSKFSIASTCANTIKLPVSKSYDEFKNAMDFGIQNSPGFGLR, translated from the exons TAATTACACACGTCTGTATGCACCAATAGTGATTGAAAGTGATTCAGAAGGGTCAGACCAGAGTACACAACATGTTGAAGAGGAATGgat CTCAGATGCAATCTCTGCTGCAGACATTGTGTCAGATCTCTCACAGAAAATCATGAGGACGTCTTGCAGTAGATTCAACAAAAATCGAGCAAATATTTGGGATGGAGCAGTTCGTGGTTTTAAACGTGCATCATATGATCCATTGCATGACATGCTTGTCAAATTCACAGACGATGAAGGCTCAACTGAAGATGCAGTTGACACAGGTGGTCCAAAATGTGAGTTTCTAACCCTAATGGACTGTTTAAAAGCACGGCGAATTTTTGATGGACCAGAAAACGGGAGATTTCTCACCTTTAATAATGCAG CTGTCAGAGAAGATGAGTACTTCCTTGCTGGCCGGATGATTGCAGTCTCTATTGTACATGGTGGTCCAGGTCCTCGCTTTTTATCGAACATGCTGTATGATTACCTCATTGGTAGGACTGACATTAATGGAACAGTTGAGGATGTAACAGATGAAACCATGAAGGCAGCTTTAATTGAG ATATCAAGTGCAGAATCACTAGATGAATTGCACGCACTGATTGAGAAGTATGAAAGCTTGCTGCAGACTGCTGGGTGTTTTGATTTCCCACAAAGTGTAAAAGGCAAAGACAACATTGTGAAGGATTTCATACTGTGGTACATTATATACAGAAACCAATACTCTGTACAAAG ATTTAGGGATGGGCTTTCCACCCTGGATGTCATCAATGCCCTGGAACAACACCCTATTGCATTCAGACCCTATATGTGCTACAGTGTTGACAGACTAACATCTGTATCTCTGGAGGATGTCTTCAAGCCACAGCTCAGTGAACCTGGAAGCACCAGACGACAAAAAGAAACAAGAATACTGGGATACTGGAGAGACTATCTGCTTGACACTGGAG AACAAGAAACAGGAGTCTCCCTCCAGAACATTTTGATGTTTGCCACGGGATTAGATTCACTGCCTCCTTCAACAATTGTGCCACAGCCCAGACTCATTTTTGAAAGGTCTTCTAAATTTTCCATTGCAAGCACCTGTGCCAACACAATCAAATTGCCAGTGTCAAAAAGCTATGATGAGTTCAAAAATGCAATGGATTTTGGAATTCAAAACTCACCTGGTTTTGGATTGCGCTGA
- the LOC137495523 gene encoding G2/M phase-specific E3 ubiquitin-protein ligase-like isoform X4, giving the protein MRTSCSRFNKNRANIWDGAVRGFKRASYDPLHDMLVKFTDDEGSTEDAVDTGGPKCEFLTLMDCLKARRIFDGPENGRFLTFNNAAVREDEYFLAGRMIAVSIVHGGPGPRFLSNMLYDYLIGRTDINGTVEDVTDETMKAALIEISSAESLDELHALIEKYESLLQTAGCFDFPQSVKGKDNIVKDFILWYIIYRNQYSVQRFRDGLSTLDVINALEQHPIAFRPYMCYSVDRLTSVSLEDVFKPQLSEPGSTRRQKETRILGYWRDYLLDTGEQETGVSLQNILMFATGLDSLPPSTIVPQPRLIFERSSKFSIASTCANTIKLPVSKSYDEFKNAMDFGIQNSPGFGLR; this is encoded by the exons ATGAGGACGTCTTGCAGTAGATTCAACAAAAATCGAGCAAATATTTGGGATGGAGCAGTTCGTGGTTTTAAACGTGCATCATATGATCCATTGCATGACATGCTTGTCAAATTCACAGACGATGAAGGCTCAACTGAAGATGCAGTTGACACAGGTGGTCCAAAATGTGAGTTTCTAACCCTAATGGACTGTTTAAAAGCACGGCGAATTTTTGATGGACCAGAAAACGGGAGATTTCTCACCTTTAATAATGCAG CTGTCAGAGAAGATGAGTACTTCCTTGCTGGCCGGATGATTGCAGTCTCTATTGTACATGGTGGTCCAGGTCCTCGCTTTTTATCGAACATGCTGTATGATTACCTCATTGGTAGGACTGACATTAATGGAACAGTTGAGGATGTAACAGATGAAACCATGAAGGCAGCTTTAATTGAG ATATCAAGTGCAGAATCACTAGATGAATTGCACGCACTGATTGAGAAGTATGAAAGCTTGCTGCAGACTGCTGGGTGTTTTGATTTCCCACAAAGTGTAAAAGGCAAAGACAACATTGTGAAGGATTTCATACTGTGGTACATTATATACAGAAACCAATACTCTGTACAAAG ATTTAGGGATGGGCTTTCCACCCTGGATGTCATCAATGCCCTGGAACAACACCCTATTGCATTCAGACCCTATATGTGCTACAGTGTTGACAGACTAACATCTGTATCTCTGGAGGATGTCTTCAAGCCACAGCTCAGTGAACCTGGAAGCACCAGACGACAAAAAGAAACAAGAATACTGGGATACTGGAGAGACTATCTGCTTGACACTGGAG AACAAGAAACAGGAGTCTCCCTCCAGAACATTTTGATGTTTGCCACGGGATTAGATTCACTGCCTCCTTCAACAATTGTGCCACAGCCCAGACTCATTTTTGAAAGGTCTTCTAAATTTTCCATTGCAAGCACCTGTGCCAACACAATCAAATTGCCAGTGTCAAAAAGCTATGATGAGTTCAAAAATGCAATGGATTTTGGAATTCAAAACTCACCTGGTTTTGGATTGCGCTGA